A section of the Geminocystis sp. M7585_C2015_104 genome encodes:
- the rfbD gene encoding dTDP-4-dehydrorhamnose reductase, translating to MKIILFGCDGQVGREITYVFQNSPEFLPINRQKVDLNIPQQIQECIREIKPDIVINAAAYTAVDKAESEPELAQQINGLAPKIIAEETEKIKAKFVHISTDYVFDGRANKPYLETDDTNPLGVYGKTKLEGEENIKAISSNFVIIRTAWVYGRYGKSNFVKTMLKLGQQRDTIRVVMDQTGCPTLAENIATVIKKLIETRGKDSQQEIYHLTDLGVCSWYDFAVNIIKNARQKGYDLKVKELLPILTEEYPTPAKRPAYSVLNTSKIRKEYNLTLPYWLESLERYFYSSYNGL from the coding sequence ATGAAAATAATTTTATTTGGCTGTGATGGGCAAGTGGGGAGGGAAATCACATATGTTTTTCAAAATTCCCCTGAATTTTTACCCATAAATCGCCAGAAAGTTGACTTAAATATCCCTCAACAAATTCAGGAATGCATAAGAGAAATCAAACCAGATATTGTCATAAATGCCGCGGCTTATACGGCTGTGGACAAGGCGGAATCTGAACCGGAATTGGCACAACAAATAAATGGACTAGCTCCAAAGATAATTGCTGAAGAGACGGAGAAGATAAAAGCAAAATTTGTCCACATCTCTACCGACTATGTATTCGACGGCAGGGCGAATAAACCCTACTTAGAAACAGATGACACTAACCCCTTGGGAGTTTATGGGAAAACGAAACTGGAGGGGGAGGAAAATATAAAGGCAATCAGCAGCAATTTTGTTATCATAAGGACTGCTTGGGTTTATGGCAGATATGGTAAGAGCAATTTTGTCAAAACTATGTTAAAACTGGGGCAACAAAGGGATACAATCAGAGTAGTGATGGACCAAACTGGTTGTCCCACGTTAGCAGAAAACATTGCTACTGTGATAAAAAAACTGATAGAAACCCGGGGCAAGGATTCGCAACAAGAAATATATCACTTGACAGATTTAGGAGTATGTAGCTGGTATGATTTTGCTGTAAATATAATCAAAAATGCCCGTCAAAAAGGGTATGATTTAAAAGTAAAAGAGCTCCTGCCAATTCTAACAGAGGAATATCCTACGCCAGCAAAACGTCCGGCTTATTCTGTCTTGAATACCAGCAAAATAAGAAAAGAATACAATTTGACTCTCCCCTACTGGTTAGAGAGTCTGGAGAGGTATTTTTATAGTTCCTATAACGGTCTATAG
- a CDS encoding AAA family ATPase, protein MGAQGFEKIRKQGQSFVDKNHIIAKLIGEKVYYFLIKAKNI, encoded by the coding sequence ATTGGGGCACAAGGCTTTGAAAAGATAAGAAAACAAGGACAATCTTTTGTGGACAAAAACCACATTATAGCAAAGCTTATTGGGGAGAAAGTTTATTATTTCCTCATCAAGGCCAAAAATATTTAG